The following proteins are co-located in the Naumovozyma dairenensis CBS 421 chromosome 9, complete genome genome:
- the CTI6 gene encoding Cti6p (similar to Saccharomyces cerevisiae CTI6 (YPL181W); ancestral locus Anc_6.173) yields the protein MSVVTKEFQTQPGNEDPKQLAVAAAVAEEEVKEEEEDIADVDVEAEEEEEEITRCICGKIDLPDGDSGLYIQCEQCSVWQHGYCVGILENDNVPDKYWCELCKPELHQIAPSGKSSIYKGSKEIEPKEQEEVQEDTRKIDDDAYDNLVAEGENDDEHNKKLQRNNNDHVDALHTDDQKEDVDDDMIPDKPDHEPTPETTKQIRDNRKRATTMEREEKQYQLMLQKAIDASKLVGNPEDDNATKESKNEHDEMKDEEEKLNGEEKDNIKNNETTNFKNDSNSSSFTNSTKKSISPPASLTSEETDVKEEIMKKPAPRRSTRVTKPRINKSRSNTSVNSNTSTTKRNAARKLKDNNSNNTYNDNDIALSKSVKPRIPPKRTTMNEMRRRSAAILEYISRTQWELSGEQASRDQIARFVDNDKFIKEKIDSIYDKHNDLLKSMDELAKQVIHWEEKYC from the coding sequence ATGAGCGTAGTAACGAAGGAATTCCAAACACAACCTGGAAATGAGGACCCAAAACAGCTAGCGGTAGCAGCTGCAGtagctgaagaagaagtgaaggaggaagaggaagataTTGCTGATGTGGATGTAGAGGCTGAggaggaagaggaagaaattacaagatgTATTTGTGGTAAGATAGACCTTCCTGATGGTGATTCAGGACTTTATATTCAATGTGAACAATGTTCAGTTTGGCAACATGGTTATTGTGTGGGCATCttagaaaatgataatgtgCCTGATAAATATTGGTGTGAGTTATGTAAACCTGAATTGCATCAGATTGCTCCTTCTGGGAAATCTTCCATTTATAAAGgttcaaaagaaattgaacCGAAAGAGCAAGAAGAGGTACAAGAAGATACTAGAAAGATAGATGACGATGCTTATGACAATCTTGTTGCTGAAGGTgagaatgatgatgaacaCAACAAAAAACTACAacgaaataataatgaccACGTGGATGCATTGCATACTGATGATCAAAAAGAAGATGTGGATGATGACATGATTCCGGATAAGCCTGATCACGAACCTACTCCAGAAACTACAAAACAAATAAGAGACAATAGGAAAAGAGCTACCACTATGGAGAGAGAGGAAAAGCAATATCAATTGATGCTACAAAAAGCTATTGATGCCAGTAAATTAGTAGGAAATCCAGAAGACGATAATGCTACAAAGGAATCTAAAAACGAACATGATGAGATGaaggatgaagaagaaaaattaaatggagaagaaaaagacAATATAAAGAACAATGAAACTACCAACTTCAAAAATGACTCAAACTCTTCCTCCTTTacaaattcaacaaaaaaatcaatatcacCACCAGCCTCGTTGACTTCAGAAGAAACTGATGTTAAGGAAGAAATTATGAAAAAACCGGCTCCAAGGAGATCTACAAGGGTTACTAAACCGAGGATAAATAAAAGTAGAAGTAATACTTCCGTTAATAGTAATACATCTACTACCAAGAGAAATGCGGcaaggaaattgaaagataataatagtaataatacttATAACGACAATGATATCGCTTTATCAAAATCCGTCAAACCGAGAATCCCTCCTAAACGTACAACAATGAATGAAATGAGAAGAAGATCCGCAGCAAtattagaatatatttctagGACACAATGGGAATTGAGTGGAGAACAAGCATCAAGAGATCAGATTGCTCGTTTTGTCGATAATGATAAGTTcattaaggaaaaaattgatagCATATATGATAAACATAATGATCTATTGAAATCTATGGATGAATTGGCCAAGCAAGTCATTCATTgggaagaaaaatattgctAA
- the PAN2 gene encoding poly(A)-specific ribonuclease (similar to Saccharomyces cerevisiae PAN2 (YGL094C); ancestral locus Anc_6.176), which produces MNNWQHSFNNQCNLTEHLQKPYLRFDNREKTTTKVVFDDRTNLIWAGDSYGCVSSYDPSFSLYTRFKGHIGGVAVNDLLSHRDGILSLSEDSLHFSNRRGVTTFNLTSIDIAAFSGLKAMCYSSPEKQHKVYCGGENLASGITSIDLTKGKFMSSGYYNSKVKLLKSNNKLITVGKESGSIDLYDPNSDHIIKSFSGHSATISSMDVCDYTLITAGKSERFSTMYADPFVNVYDLRNMKQLPPISFSKGTTMGNGGADIVQLHPLLPTVMVVATSSGSFDFIDLANPTMRTQYVHPCQSIKDLTLSPNGDYLSIVESNDCLNLWNRSQNTTGFTNLPEPLEYPDCVMDGPTQGPVDIDNDNYPLSSVGLPYYHEKLLSAWPRVIFKSSGTIPRKFDMNSLPFSSNKLTASSQLSNLINEQFPFHRYDKTTMGYRNVAEPYVCVSDLRNHSSIDLKPEELTRYKPANDLEIPPAVRTLPFTSGRFGSNNFDFRGFNKTSYSGLDTDIDNLYTNAILQLYRFVPEVYNFVVGCLKDENLDKITLLSDLGYLYDMMGRSRGKVCSSSGFQLALNSIDEAKELNLVNTPNEYTKDTLALDRLNLNSDKLTPPSTSSTSSSYSKPVEKLYKSLSQRFNDFLLSRLIKEEFTTTGNNTALEQCFGFQLETNVNATCNDYERQSTIIPTLTVLSPARNGIKQSNKKYNNNNNQSILTYIETSMKRIKHINSRCDKCHKQEVVEYERTIKNLPPVLSLEILLTKNEWNTVKNAKNWLAKGFYATILKDKAVIRSNAIDLKSNNQVFKYELNGYVARINDPAGELKLVTYARVFDYKLNVFKWYMLNDYLVIEVDEEEALNISPWWKTPELVIYCDAEELRKPFFSVDTYSINYDILYRDHFAAGVRKGVKTEYKLLTKSEGPTAGTLVAIDAEFVLLNDELSEINCKGAKTIARSKRIALARVSVLRGEESELFGLPFIDDYIVTTDHIENYLTRYSGIHPGDLDPLTSSRPLVMRSVIYRKLWLLLQLGCVFVGHGLYNDFKNININVPSKQIRDTALYFLQGKRYLSLRYLAFVLLGNNVQEGDHDSIEDAHTALILYKKYLNLKENGTLEATIKSLYDEGRASNYKVPEKQAKQL; this is translated from the coding sequence ATGAATAACTGGCAGcattcattcaataatcAGTGTAATCTAACAGAGCATCTTCAAAAGCCATACCTTCGTTTTGATAACAGAGAGAAGACAACGACAAAAGTAGTATTTGATGACCGAACAAATTTGATATGGGCTGGTGATTCGTATGGTTGCGTTTCGTCATATGACCCTTCATTTTCACTATACACACGATTTAAAGGACACATTGGTGGAGTTGCCGTGAACGACCTTCTAAGCCACCGAGACGGGATTTTATCACTGAGTGAAGATTCATTGCACTTTTCTAATCGTAGAGGTGTGACGACATTCAACTTGACAAGTATAGACATTGCAGCCTTTAGCGGATTGAAAGCTATGTGTTATTCTTCTCCAGAAAAACAGCATAAAGTTTACTGTGGTGGTGAAAATTTAGCATCTGGTATAACCTCTATTGATTTAACTAAAGGGAAGTTTATGTCATCGGGTTATTATAATTCTAAGGTAAAATTGTTAAagtcaaataataaactgATTACTGTAGGTAAAGAATCCGGTTCAATAGACTTATATGACCCTAATTCCGACCATATCATTAAATCCTTTTCAGGACATTCAGCAACAATATCATCGATGGATGTCTGCGACTATACTCTAATTACCGCCGGGAAATCCGAAAGATTTTCTACCATGTATGCGGATCCCTTTGTAAACGTGTATGATCTAAGAAATATGAAACAGTTACCTccaatatcattttctaaagGAACAACAATGGGTAATGGGGGTGCCGATATTGTTCAATTACATCCATTATTGCCCACTGTCATGGTTGTTGCAACTTCCAGTGGTTCATTTGATTTTATCGATTTAGCAAATCCGACAATGAGGACTCAATATGTCCACCCTTGTCAATCAATAAAGGATTTAACTCTCTCACCCAATGGGGACTATCTTTCTATTGTAGAATCTAACGATTGCTTGAATTTATGGAATAGGTCCCAAAATACAACTGGATTTACGAATTTGCCGGAACCATTAGAATACCCTGATTGCGTTATGGATGGTCCAACTCAGGGCCCTGTTGATATTGACAACGATAACTATCCCTTAAGTAGTGTTGGTCTTCCATATTACCACGAGAAACTTCTGTCTGCTTGGCCTCGTGTTATCTTCAAAAGTAGTGGGACTATCCCACGTAAATTCGATATGAATTCATTACCATTCTCATCAAATAAACTAACTGCATCTTCTCAGCTTTCCAATCTAATTAATGAACAATTCCCATTCCACCGTTATGATAAAACAACTATGGGATACAGAAACGTTGCGGAGCCGTACGTTTGTGTGAGTGATCTTAGAAATCATTCAAGTATAGATTTGAAACCAGAAGAGCTAACTAGATACAAGCCTGCtaatgatttagaaatCCCTCCTGCAGTTCGTACTCTACCATTTACTTCAGGGAGGTTTGGTTcgaataattttgattttagAGGATTCAATAAGACTTCATATTCTGGATTAGATACAGATATTGATAACTTATATACGAATGCTATTCTTCAACTTTATAGGTTTGTCCCCGAAGTTTACAATTTTGTTGTCGGATGTTTAAAGGATGAGAATCTTGACAAGATTACTTTACTTTCCGACTTAGGTTATCTTTATGATATGATGGGTAGATCTCGTGGGAAGGTCTGTAGTTCTTCAGGTTTCCAATTAGCTTTAAATTCTATCGATGAAgctaaagaattaaatcTAGTTAATACACCTAACGAATATACTAAAGATACTTTGGCGCTTGACAGgttaaatttgaattctgATAAGCTCACCCCCCCATCAACATCTTCTACTTCGAGCAGTTATAGTAAACcagttgaaaaattatacaaGAGCCTATCGCAAAGattcaatgattttttaCTTTCCAGATTGatcaaagaagaatttaCCACTACTGGAAACAATACAGCGTTAGAGCAATGTTTTGGATTCCAATTGGAAACGAATGTGAATGCGACCTGTAATGATTATGAAAGACAATCCACTATAATCCCAACATTAACTGTTCTGTCACCAGCACGAAATGGTATTAAGCAATCtaacaaaaaatacaataataacaataatcaATCTATCCTCACATATATCGAAACATcaatgaaaagaataaaacaTATTAATAGCCGCTGTGACAAGTGTCACAAGCAAGAAGTGGTAGAATATGAACGTACGATTAAAAATTTGCCCCCTGTTTTATctttagaaatattattaactAAGAATGAATGGAACACTGTGAAAAATGCAAAAAATTGGTTAGCGAAGGGATTTTACGCTACCATTCTCAAAGATAAAGCAGTCATTAGATCCAATGCCATTGATCTTAAATCAAACAATCAAGtttttaaatatgaattaAATGGGTATGTTGCGAGGATCAACGACCCGGCCGGTGAGTTGAAATTAGTTACATATGCCAGAGTTTTCGATTACAAGCTTAACGTTTTCAAATGGTATATGCTTAATGATTATTTAGTTATTGAAGTCGATGAAGAGGAAGCTTTAAATATATCTCCATGGTGGAAAACCCCTGAATTAGTTATTTATTGTGATGCTGAAGAACTTCGTaaaccatttttttcagtAGACACGTATTCCATCAATtatgatattttatatCGTGATCATTTTGCTGCTGGTGTCAGAAAAGGTGTCAAGACTGAATATAAGTTGTTGACTAAGAGTGAAGGACCTACAGCAGGAACGTTAGTAGCTATTGATGCTGAATTTGTTCTACTAAATGATGAACTGAGTGAAATCAATTGTAAAGGTGCCAAGACTATTGCTAGATCTAAAAGAATTGCACTAGCAAGGGTGTCTGTCTTAAGAGGAGAAGAATCTGAATTATTTGGTTTACCTTTTATTGATGATTATATTGTCACCACAGATCATATTGAAAACTACTTGACACGGTATAGTGGTATACATCCTGGTGATTTAGACCCACTAACGAGCTCTAGACCGTTAGTGATGAGGTCAGTAATTTATAGGAAACTTTGGTTATTGTTGCAATTAGGTTGTGTATTTGTTGGTCATGGATTATACAATGATtttaagaatattaatattaatgttCCAAGTAAACAAATCAGAGATACCGCTTTGTATTTCTTACAAGGTAAAAGGTATTTATCACTAAGATATCTTGCCTTTGTTTTGTTAGGTAATAATGTGCAAGAAGGTGATCATGACTCAATTGAGGATGCTCACACGGCATTAATACTTTACAAGAagtatttgaatttgaaagaaaatggtaCTTTAGAAGCAACGATTAAAAGTTTATATGACGAAGGAAGAGCTTCTAATTATAAAGTTCCTGAAAAACAAGCTAAACAGCTGTGA
- the SRM1 gene encoding Ran guanyl-nucleotide exchange factor (similar to Saccharomyces cerevisiae SRM1 (YGL097W); ancestral locus Anc_6.166): protein MTKRLASTTKEEDSTTDSIINGGAHHQKKKFSKTYASHIINSPEDYKHLYLSVQPLDIFCWGSGPMCELGFGPLAKNKEVKRPRLNPFLPIDSVKIISFAVGGMHTIALDDENNIWSWGCNDVGALGRDTSGAKEVLKDIESKQDGDDDDDDDDGDLNELESTPYKIPRECFPPLKEGHKIIQLGATDNLSCVLFSNGDVYAWGTFRCNEGILGFYQDQIKIQRTPWKVPNFSKYQIVQMAPGKDHVLFLDEAGVVFAWGNGQQHQLGRKVMERFRLKTLDPRPFGLKHIKYIASGENHCFAITKDNTIMSWGLNQFGQCGVSEEVEDGALVAVPRKIKFVGEDENKILNVKSISAGEHHSLILLEDGTLYTFGRFDMFEIGIAKDKLPEYTYYDVHDKPRSVPLPTKLQDVPKFKNIAAGSHHSLAVATNGIVYSWGFGETYAVGLGPAGEDIEIPTRIKNTATQDHNIVLIGCGGQFSVSGGVKLSPEEIEKREDEMDD from the coding sequence ATGACTAAAAGATTAGCAAGCACAACGAAGGAAGAAGACTCAACTACCGATTCCATAATCAATGGTGGTGCTCATCaccaaaaaaagaaattttccaaGACATATGCTTCTCATATCATTAATTCTCCAGAAGATTACAAACATTTATATTTAAGTGTTCAACCATTAGATATATTCTGTTGGGGTAGTGGACCTATGTGTGAATTAGGTTTTGGTCCTCTTGcgaaaaataaagaagtCAAAAGACCAAGATTGAACCCTTTTTTGCCTATTGATTCTGTTAAGATTATATCATTCGCTGTGGGTGGGATGCATACTATTGCTttggatgatgaaaataatatttggtCTTGGGGTTGTAATGATGTCGGTGCTCTAGGAAGAGATACTTCTGGTGCCAAGGaagttttgaaagatatcGAATCTAAGCAAGATGgtgacgatgatgatgatgacgatgatggggatttaaatgaattggaGTCTACTCCATATAAGATTCCAAGAGAGTGTTTCCCACCTTTGAAAGAAGGTCATAAGATTATTCAACTGGGTGCTACTGATAATTTAAGTTGTGTTTTATTTAGTAATGGTGATGTTTATGCATGGGGGACATTCCGTTGTAATGAAGGTATTCTTGGATTTTATCAAGatcaaattaaaattcAACGTACTCCATGGAAAGTTCCAAATTTCTCCAAATAtcaaattgttcaaatGGCTCCAGGTAAAGATCATGTCTTATTTTTAGATGAAGCGGGTGTAGTGTTTGCTTGGGGGAATGGTCAACAACATCAATTAGGTAGGAAAGTTATGGAAAGATTCCGTTTGAAAACTTTAGATCCAAGACCATTTGGATTAAAAcatattaaatatattgcAAGTGGTGAAAACCATTGTTTTGCCATTACCAAGGACAATACGATTATGAGTTGGGGGTTAAATCAATTTGGTCAATGTGGTGTATCTGAGGAAGTTGAAGATGGAGCTCTTGTTGCTGTTCCTCgtaaaattaaatttgtgggagaagatgaaaataagaTTTTAAATGTTAAATCGATTTCTGCCGGTGAACatcattcattaattttattgGAAGATGGGACATTATATACGTTTGGTAGATTTGATATGTTTGAAATTGGTATTGCTAAGGATAAATTACCTGAATATACTTATTATGATGTACATGATAAACCACGGTCAGTTCCCTTACCTACGAAATTACAAGATGTTCCgaaattcaaaaacatTGCTGCAGGCTCCCATCATTCGTTAGCTGTTGCGACAAATGGTATTGTTTATTCTTGGGGGTTTGGTGAAACATATGCTGTTGGTTTAGGGCCTGCCGgagaagatattgaaattccAACGAGAATCAAGAATACCGCCACGCAAGATCATAACATTGTTCTAATTGGATGTGGTGGACAATTTTCAGTATCCGGCGGTGTAAAACTTTCTCCTGAAGAGATAGAAAAGAGAGAGGATGAAATGGATGATTGA
- the USE1 gene encoding SNAP receptor USE1 (similar to Saccharomyces cerevisiae USE1 (YGL098W); ancestral locus Anc_6.164) yields MVDVAALESGCRLHSSNVEDNNNKHGSDNEDAFLSYIINTKLIENLNHIRQDSIMNTHSTQQLQLQLKQQQQQQRERQPLASYDEYLQRLEFQCSKDNYELLKILESKYKEVQESNRTRRYSVDFDSANGSDITASIENDNSKIENTEEIHDNDDHQHDDGVTALRQRLLGRRLSNNGDALVPENDSSADKQIENHDNMQQSLIEDMTKLVGSLKQGAVAFQTALDEDKKVLGAAEIGIQVASKGLVDISSKLRKYDKAKLGYLFYIGAFLFMIVGLIITFIIIRLFPAL; encoded by the coding sequence ATGGTGGATGTAGCAGCTTTAGAATCAGGTTGCCGATTACACTCCAGCAACGTGGAggacaacaacaacaagcaTGGTAGTGACAATGAGGATGCATTTCTTTCATATATAATCAATACAAAActaattgaaaatttgaaccACATAAGACAAGATTCCATAATGAACACTCACAGTACACAACAACTACAACTACAACTaaaacaacagcaacaacagcagaGGGAAAGACAGCCATTGGCTTCGtatgatgaatatttacaaCGATTAGAATTTCAATGTTCTAAAGATAATTATGAATTGTTAAAAATTTTAGAGAGTAAATATAAGGAAGTTCAAGAATCTAACAGAACGAGAAGATATAGtgttgattttgattcCGCTAATGGGTCAGATATCACTGCTAGTATTGAGAATGATAACtctaaaattgaaaatactGAGGAAATtcatgataatgatgatcaTCAACATGATGATGGTGTAACAGCATTGAGGCAAAGATTATTGGGAAGACGATTAAGCAACAATGGCGATGCTCTTGTTCCGGAAAATGATAGTTCAGCAgataaacaaattgaaaatcatGATAATATGCAACAAAGtttaattgaagatatgACAAAATTAGTCGGTAGTTTAAAACAAGGTGCTGTCGCATTCCAAACAGCTTTggatgaagataaaaagGTTCTTGGAGCTGCTGAAATTGGTATTCAAGTGGCATCAAAAGGTTTAGTCGACATTAGTTCTaaattaagaaaatatgACAAAGCAAAATTAGGTTACCTATTTTATATAGGTGCATTCCTCTTTATGATTGTCggtttaataataacgttCATCATAATTAGATTATTCCCTGcattataa
- the CBC2 gene encoding nuclear cap-binding protein subunit CBC2 (similar to Saccharomyces cerevisiae CBC2 (YPL178W); ancestral locus Anc_6.171), with translation MSLAEFDELKFDHSAPRLDKPSTYLLRKARKNPNGLQELRQSLKSCTIYVGNLSFYTSEEQIYELFSKCGFIKRIIMGLDRFKFTPCGFCFIIYSSPNEALNALKYLSDTKLDDKHITIDLDPGFEDGRQFGRGKSGGQVSDELRFEFDASRGGFGLPFNGGDDNGGYQSKVDEFGGPIEINTNSNFNDYNRNNFGTRRVKFGYIPPPDAMGTFSFKTEDGTLRDGLGNIIKEEDRIKEEGFDNDGFGGMKTENQDEYIKKEEIKDEDQHDTYIPER, from the coding sequence ATGTCCTTAGctgaatttgatgaattgaaatttgatcACTCAGCTCCAAGATTAGACAAACCCTCCACATACTTACTAAGGAAAGCTAGAAAGAACCCCAACGGATTACAAGAATTAAGACaatcattaaaatcatGTACTATTTACGTtggtaatttatcattctATACGTCTGAGGAACAAATTTATGAATTATTTAGTAAATGTGGGTTCATTAAGAGAATTATAATGGGGTTAGATAGATTTAAATTCACGCCTTGTGgattttgtttcattatttatagTAGCCCCAATGAAGCTTTGAATGctttgaaatatctttCTGATACGAAATTAGATGATAAACATATTACTATTGATTTAGATCCTGGATTTGAAGATGGGAGACAATTCGGAAGAGGGAAAAGTGGTGGTCAAGTTAGTGATGAATTAAGATTTGAATTCGATGCATCGAGAGGTGGGTTTGGGTTACCATTTAATGGTGGGGATGATAATGGTGGTTATCAATCAAaagttgatgaatttgGTGGTCCAATAGAAATTAATACTAATAgtaatttcaatgattaTAATCGTAATAATTTCGGTACACGTAGAGTTAAGTTTGGTTATATCCCACCTCCAGATGCAATGGGGACGTTCAGCTTTAAAACTGAGGATGGTACATTGAGAGATGGATTAGGTAATATAATTAAAGAGGAAGAtagaattaaagaagaagggtttgataatgatggttTTGGAGGTATGAAAACTGAAAATCAAGATGAATATATCAAGAAGGAggaaattaaagatgaGGATCAACACGATACTTATATTCCTGAACGCTGA
- the TOS8 gene encoding Tos8p (similar to Saccharomyces cerevisiae TOS8 (YGL096W) and CUP9 (YPL177C); ancestral locus Anc_6.170), whose translation MSQQTSQIPLPPIKILFDTLENESYEKLQLNNTDYYLDQGQRPLQNQQQQQQQEQPQQLSPRVSLSKSPMSSPLLQIASSAAFFPNNNSTVTSAIVPGTSAATSSYLNILPGNPPSNYTSSIAPIPYDNRSCNNNGIEIRPLQSRDDNDLERNITSNSRNIKQAVSPFHEVQKLAQFHNFKFNSTSSNNNNENYNYSYYTPTTRQSRGILNLIDTSSTSPSSTITSPSTAKSTLTNNNDNTTKIITHDVDTQSPDGRPNLGRRHSTIPRIRSNSPPNNRSISKKNHHTTAITSPQNEMNMRRKKGSGRRSSLPITTVQILNEWLLDHLTNPYPTTQEKKELLKQTGLTKIQLSNWFINVRRRKVFNENSDSYIFLKAKEEALKKEEEQKQLQLQLQLQQQNNHHHHELS comes from the coding sequence ATGAGTCAACAAACATCACAAATCCCCTTACCAccaatcaaaatattatttgatacattagaaaatgaaagctatgaaaaattacagCTAAATAATAcagattattatttggatcaAGGACAACGTCCACTTCAGAAccagcaacaacaacaacagcaagaGCAACCACAGCAATTATCACCAAGGgtttcattatcaaaatcaCCTATGTCTTCCCCATTACTGCAAATTGCCTCTTCTGCAGCTTTTTTCCCTAATAACAACTCTACTGTCACTTCGGCCATTGTTCCTGGTACTAGTGCTGCTACTTCAAGCTATTTGAACATTCTACCTGGGAACCCACCATCAAATTATACATCTTCAATAGCTCCTATTCCATATGATAACAGGAgttgtaataataatggtattgAAATTCGTCCCCTACAGTCAAGAGATGATAACGATTTAGAGAGAAATATAACTTCAAACAGTCGTAATATTAAGCAAGCAGTATCTCCATTCCATGAAGTCCAAAAATTAGCACAATTccataatttcaaattcaattcaacaagttcaaacaataataacgaaaattataattatagTTATTATACTCCAACTACAAGACAATCAAGAGgtattttgaatttgattgatACGTCTTCTACTTCCCCTTCTTCAACAATCACTTCACCATCGACGGCAAAGAGTACACTCACTAACAACAATGATAATACGactaaaataataacacaTGACGTAGACACACAATCACCTGATGGTCGTCCTAACTTAGGAAGGAGGCATTCAACAATTCCTAGAATTCGTTCCAATAGTCCCCCAAATAACAGGTCAATATCTaagaaaaatcatcatACTACCGCTATTACATCACCACAAAATGAGATGAATATGAGAAGGAAGAAGGGTTCGGGCAGAAGATCAAGTTTACCAATAACAACAGtacaaatattaaatgaatgGCTATTAGATCATTTAACTAACCCTTATCCAACAACACAAGAGAAGAAGGAGCTATTAAAACAAACAGGACTAACTAAGATTCAACTATCAAATTGGTTCATAAATGTTAGAAGAAGGAAAGTGTTTAATGAAAACTCAGACtcttatattttcttaaaagcaaaagaagaagcacttaaaaaggaagaagaacaaaaacaattacaattacaattacaattacaacaacaaaataatcatcatcatcatgaACTATCATga